Within Paralichthys olivaceus isolate ysfri-2021 chromosome 14, ASM2471397v2, whole genome shotgun sequence, the genomic segment GGTCAGCTGAAGCTCGGCACATACACTGGAACACTCCAGCGTGGTATTGTTTACTCCGGAGGTAAAAGCttgttgattattttcttcGAATTCaatttgctttaaaatgaaatggtcATAGAAACAACCCTCAAAGTTTGTCCATATATGTCTGGAAGtgatattttcttatttcacgTGAATCTGGTCACTTCTTCTTTCAGAGAGATGTAGCAGATTGGATGTATACCTAATATCTGATTTACTACATTACATTATGGGGTTTTATGCACAAAACAAATGGTTGTTCAAAGAAAAAAGCTAGACGAGAGTTGAACCTGTTTTTACAACTGGAATATAAAATTGGGCTATACATTTGTAGTTCTTCTGATATGTGAATATATCCCTATATTACATATGGCATGTTACAATGATAGGAAATGTTTTATGACTGAAACGTGAACATTCCATTGATAGAAATTGAAATGTGGACAGGTTAGTGCCACTAGCCTGTAATCTAGTGCCATGCACATTTACGGTATATGTGGTTTTGCAACCAAAGGAAATACTGCAGCctgtacctggagaaaaccatGGTTAAATCTCTGCAGTAGTCACTCACATCTCCAAACCAGAGTCTGCCTGTGCTGagctctcctccttcacctctttTGTCATGGTGTTCTCATGCTTAGTATCTAGGTCTTTGCCCCAAACACTTCCCTGTTGCTGCTACTGGAAACTTGTTGCTAAATAATCTTGAGGATTACCTCAAGCACGAGCAAAATATCTTATGTTTACTCACAGGATCTTCAGACATTGTGTGTGACTTGCTGGGTGCCAAAGGAAAGGACATCATCTACATTGGAGACCACATTTTTGGTGATATTCTCAAATCCAAGAAGCGTCAGGGCTGGAGGACTTTCCTGGTGATACCTGAGCTGGCCCAGGAGCTGCGAGTTTGGACTGACAAAAGCTGTGAGactgaacacatacacactaatatgtatgtgtatatacacatatagcTTTATAATTCCACTGTTTATGAAATCTAGTAATCTacactaaattaaattaaaagctACTATGATATatcttttaattttaaactCAAGATTTATTTGGCAGATAGAATAAAATCCTCCTGTATATCATGCATGGTAGAAATGTGAGTCTGCTTCTTTATTTCACACACCAAATGTAGCCATGTGACCAAGACATAATGTGGTAAGTAAAACCATCAGGAATACAATGTAATGTACTAATGTCATTgccaatgtttgtttttcagctatATTTGAGGAGCTTCAGTCTCTGGACTGCTTCCTGGCAGAGCTTTACAAGTGAGCTCCTCTTTGTTAAAGcagcatttgttgtgttttatttatattttattttagaagtTAGTTAAGTCGAGTTAATACagtagaaatatgaaatatttcctGGGTCTTGCTACAGCATTTTGGAAAAGCTGCAGAGTTTATTAAGATTTACTGGTGCGCAAGGCTGGATTATGGACCTGACAGGGCGGCCAGTGCCCTGGAGCCTCAAACTGCCAGGGGGCCACCAAGCCTCAGGCCGCACACGGAGAACGTTCAACACCAGGACTCTCAGTGCCCACAGTGCAAGTTGGCCACTAGGCCCCTCGGTGCTTATAACATGAGCAAACCTCTAAGGCCCCCAAGACCCCTCAGCACTTACAATGTAAGGGCCCCCTGACACCTTGGTGTTTAAAATGTAAGCTGACCACTAGGGCCCCTCCATGCTTAAAGCCTCAGCTGACCACTAGGGCCCCTCCATGCTTAAAGCCTCAGCTGACCACTAGGGCCCCCAGGCCCTGCAGCGCTTATTTGGAAATAAGAAGCTCATTGAGACGTTATTAGCTAGCGTGTGTGCTAAATGCACATTGTGGTATTGTTACAGACTAGCACACTGGTTATCACTTAATATTGTTGTTTATACTGTTTGTAGAATTGTCATATTTTTAAGTAATCTGACTATATATGTggacagatttttttatattctcttGATAGAGCATAAGACAAATACAAGGTAAGGTTAATCAAAGGCAATTTTAAAGGTAATAAAGTAATGAAATgccttattttttaaattgatttatatttgtaaCCAAAACCCCATTCAAAAACCAACCAAACACTGAGCAGAGGGAACCCATGACCTACTTCCTGGGGCACTCTATATAATCATTCTTTTGCTGGCTAACGCAGGGTTGTAACATGAGGCTGACCATGCCAGGTCACATTATAACTGCTGACTTCTGAAGCTGTATTTATTATGATATAATTATTTTACCAACAGCAAGCTAACAGTGGAATGCTTGTAATTTAGCTCACCGGCAGTTTGTGCTCTTAAAGCACATCCAACTCATTAAAGAATGAATGTCAAAACACAATTTGGTCTCCCTTTAGTAAAAAATTTCTCCCTCGATTTGAGCTACAATCCTCTCAGTTTGTCAGTATGTCGGTCTCTTTAGCATGGGCCAAACACGTCTCAGCTCATTGTCATTTATGTCAATTGAGTCAGACCTTGTCAGACAGCTAGACTTTGACTATCTAGTGCAgacatgtcaaactcaaggcccGCGGGCCACTTCCAGCCCTTGGTACAATTATATCTGGCCCGCGATAAAACATCATATGTCTATTTTAACTTGCCCGCCGGTAAATGGGACACAcacttatttgtgtgtgtagaagCTGGCAGCATGTTTTTTTGATATTGCTCTCCAGAGCTTGTGAAGCATCCAGCTGATGTGGACGCTACATTTTAACAGAGTTGTCTTCCCAGATCACAGTACACTTTGTTTTGTCCTCAGACAtctggacagcagcagcaacgaAAGGCCAGACATCAGCTCCCTGCAGGGACAGATCAAGGTACAACCTCCTCCTGTGTTTCACTtagctgcttccagacatgcactggactttGCAGTTCCTTCATATTTTTTCCAGAGAAgtcaatgtgtgaacacagctgGGGATCCCTGCTGGATTCACTGAGAGGGAGTGGGGTGGTTCTAACACTCgccagatgcaaaaatgaaaaaataagaaatatctcccagtgaaaaaaatgtttcacacaaagaaaagacaagacaaagatgtcaggagagtttgtggtgataagagccgatgACAGTGTCAGGGTGCTGTAAAATGACTTACTACGtcacttccttcctctgtctacTGCAACTGGCTGCTCCACCTGTTTCCTGAATAAGGGAGGATGTGTTGCTGttgcagaaaacctcctgctgtgttgtgcgtGTGAAAGGCAGACTTTGGGTAAACTCTGTGGCCAATTCTCTCGATTTTACCAAGAAGTCATGTCTGCCCTTTACCCTCAAAAAGAAAACTACTAAAAATGTgtgggatccctctcccaggacggacagaagtgtaATAAATGCCATGTTTAACGGAGAACATTAGTAAAATAAGACTAATAGTCCTATGGTGTAGAAGCTGAAGGAGGTACAGGACTGCAGAGCACTATTAAATGTGCACGTTGCTTTCAcaaaatatagatatattttcAATCTATAATCAAACTGTGACCACAATGTAAATTTTTTTAATCGCCTCTATTcgaagaaaaatattttatacttCCATAGAAAAGATTAATCAAGGCTGTGTCGTGTCAATTCTTCAATCCCACTCTGACAACGAGGAACGAGACAAAAATCTCTTACAGTATTGTCACACTTTAATGCTCAGAGCATGGTACACAAGACAAAGGTTAGTTTGTAATATGCACGCCGATGGGAAGCTGTTCTTGCTCTTTATACATTTGGCTCGTTTCCTCCCCTTCTGGTTGAGGTTGTTTCTAAGCAAAAGCTCAGGATCTTCTGATGACATCAGGGCAACAATGCCTTAGTTGAGGCAATCAGGTGAAGATTCAATCAGTTGCACAGGATTCAGCATGATCAAGGTTACATTGTAAAGATTCAATCATGATCaatcacagaggaaatgaacaTGAGTACATTCTGCATGATCAACATGTAACATTTCCCTTACAGCTGCCAGTCCAAATATCAGTAATTGAAATTATTTCATGCATTATTCTTTGTCCCCCCAGAAAGTGACTCATGACATGGACATGTGCTATGGCATGATGGGAAGTCTGTTTCGCAGTGGCTCCCGTCAAACACTGTTTGCCTCCCAAGTGATGCGCTATGCTGACCTGTATGCTGCGTCTTTCATCAACCTGCTCTACTATCCTTTCAGCTATCTGTTCAGAGCTTCACATGTACTGGTGAGAATCACTATCACACTATTACACTGAGGGTCTCCAATGTGTCTGTCAATCTTctttacttatttatatttttgattcACAGCATTAAATGTAAGTTTTTCCCTTCCAGATGCCTCATGAGTCAACGGTGGAGCACACCCACACCAACATTGAGACAGAATCTCCACTTGCCACACGAAATCGCCATGACATGGACTTCATGGAGATAAAGTGCAAACGGCACCAGTTGACCAGATCAATTAGTGAGATCCAGCCTCCCTATTTCTTCCCTCAGGCTCCACAGGAGATCACACACTGCCATGACGAGGATGACGATGAGGAGTAAATTAAGAAGTGCAAGGGAGTCTGCAGATTAATCTTTTTCTCACTTTAATTTATCTGCTTTGATTGTTTGAAATTCATCcttttttatatatctatagGGCTGAGTCTGCCTGTCAGGTAGACAACATGGACTTGCTGTAAATCACAATCATAAAGTGTACAGAGAAGTATAAAATCAAGATAGTGAGACTGAAACTGATAGAGTGAAAGAGAATATCTACCTTGTTTGGGTAGAGCAGCTGTCAGTAACTGGATCCTCCTGGTTCTGCTGGGTTTGTTAAATTTTCTGCTTCATTCAGTTTATTAGAAAAGAGAATCCACTCTTCATTTGTTAATTAGCATTTTCAGTGTAAATAGTTCATTGCCCTGTGTCTTACTCCTGCATCATATGTGTAACTTAAAAATGTGCCTAAGGTTAagatcctaaccctaacctcatTTGAATGAATGAGCCAGATTGGTGGTACACTTAACATATTTGGGacaaaaatgattttcttcttcCAAAGACTACTCATCCAATGTAGGGATTTGACGCCATGATAAGATATTTTAGCACAAGTAGAGTTCAACAGAAAGAATAATAAGTTATAACTTCtttcaaggaggttatgttttcacccgtccattaccagctgtttgttggtttgtttgttagcaggattatgcaaaaatggTGGTGGAAGGTTGAGACATGGGCCAAGGAAGACACCATTAAATTCTGGCATGTATTCGGACAAATGGGTGTTTCCAGAAGTGTGAATGAGAAGGTCTGTTAAAGAACTAATTCttatcatttagtttttcttatgGTCTGTTATAAATGTTGCACACTTTCTGAtaagtttgaataaaaaactCAAATTTAGATATGTCTCATCACTACGACTTTGTGACTATATATGATCTTCCATAGAAACCTGTACCTATTGCTGATCAGGGGCCTCACTGATAAAACAGTGCGTAGGTTTCatactataaataaatgttctgtATCTATATAGCATtcttctagtcttgatgaccactcaaagcgctttacagtacaattagTTTAGAGTctgctatttcagaggtctgttaagcaattgACACAATCCCCtaggggccattcagggttcagtatcttgccaagGACACTTGGGGAAGACAGATAGGGAAGTCTGGGATCGAAACCGCCGATCTTCTCGTTGGACCttctctacccctcagccataAAAACTGAGAGTGGTGTATGCCAAAAATATTATCCGATTTGTAATACTGCGCAAGCACACCTGAACGCAATGTtccctttataaatcacagtTCACATGGAAATTTGTCTGCGTTGCCTCACATCCCTTCCTCTACATACCCACAACCATAAATAGATCATGAATGTTAAATAACTGCTGATCAACAAGTCTCTAAGATGTATTGCATCAAAAAGCGAGAAGAATCACAACTTTTCTGACATCGACATTGTGAAGCTTAGCAGTGAGGTTGAGGTGAGACACTACACAGTGGTAATGTCTGACTGCTACCCCTTCTTAATACAGTGGAATGAGTACCACACAAAGGGCCGACGCTGTGACTCAAGAGGTAGAGCGGGTTATCTATTAACCAGAGGTTCTCCAATGTGTATCTCCTGTTGGGAAAGgtgctgaaccccaaactgtCACTGACAGCTTAGACAGTATTGAATGATGGATCTATTGAACTATGCTGTGCataaatgcactgtatgaatgtaggGCATTTTTAAACTCAGGGATCGCTACAATATCCCTGACCTATAAAATGagggtgaaaagaaaatgagactttaaacataaatgtaaacagtataCAGGTTTATTCGTATCAAACACATACCTGGCTTATTAACCCACAGTGGTCAGTGCTTGGGTTTGTTCTTGGATTGTTCGGTTCTGTCAAGTCAGTGTGTAatactggactcagttcagcacaaagagAGAATCTGAATCAGCTATCATTATAATGGgccagaaaatgtttgtgtttcctgaacACTCATTTCCACCTAATCCTCGCATAGGCTATTATCACTTATGCATGAGTGTCACTGCAGTATTCTTGTTTACAGCAGTCGGACTGACTACTTCACACATTAGTGGTATCCTAACTTCCATCTTAGATCACAAATAtctctggatttaaaaaagaattgcCACACACTGCAGTCATTCATTTCAAGAGAGTTTTTGTTAAGGGATGACGCTGGTGTCTGTGTTGTAAACTAAAACAAATTATCTCCCCAGCTGAATTTATACATTACCCCCTGCCTCTGCATGCTGCTTCACACCTTGCCTGAGTTTACAGGGTTAATTGCTGTTATGAATGTtttctgagcagagaatctccccCTGAGTTGATAATGTCTcaaaaggcaaactctggagaaagtgtgGACCCAATTCTACAGAGTTGGGGAATCTGTATCAAGGTGAGCACACTTTTGAGATTATCCTTGATGAGGCACTGTTGCAGAGAAAGAACCCTATTTAGGCAAAACATTTTAGGCTAGACTGTAAGTCCACACTCACAGTCACAATCCATTCCCCATTTAGTGCAATGTTTTTTATGTACCTTCGGAGCCACTGTTGTCTCAATTCAGCTGATTTACGGATGATACATACCAGATCAGATGTGTTGTCTTGGAACAAATTTGGTAAAAAGAAACTGCCATGTCTCTTGTTTGTGGATTCTTGGACTCAATAATTAGTAGAGTAGCTAATACCTAGGACTCCTAGGTAGTGAATGTACTATATATCGTTCATACATACACCTGACATAAATGTAACTTTGTAATAGGTGCCTGACATATTTATTATCTAAGTATTACTCCATGAACATTTAAGCTTACAATGGGTCCTTTATGAGGCTATTTTAAAAACTTCTCTTATCAGACGttttccactgctgctgttgaatCCTGTTTTCCTGGGAAGGAACATTGCATTTTCTCTGAAGCTCTGGGATATTTAGTGTCTAGAAACATGGAGTTTGCTGGTtcgcctaaatgtcctctgtatGTCAGCCCTGGAGCTCTCAGCCAGCTCATCAGCTGCAAACTCTCTATGTCGTGGTGTGGAACACGTGCAGGATTAGGTTACAAGAGTCAACAGCACAGAATCAGGGATATTGTCAGGGTCTAGCAGCTGTTCAGCCTTCAGGCTGCAGATAAGTTTGTCCCTTTGCTCCTTATCATGAGTCTGAGGTGGTGATGCATCCAAATACTGGCTGCACAAAGAGGACTCTTCATTGAAAGGCCATGCCAGACTGTCTCCCTTTTCAACTAGTTACATAatgtaaactgtaaatgttaaaacaacaatcttttaatgcctcatttaaattaaaatgaaactacTTTGGATCAAAGCATCTATGAACAGCGGGTGTGTTGACATGGGGAGACCCCATAAGGGTCAGAACTGTGTCGCCACACAGTTCTGAAGCAGTTTGTTGAATACATTTGCAGTTTGATAGTGATGCCCTCCAGCAGTGCACATCACCAGGATCTGCTATCTTTGAACAACAAGAACATTTGACTTTATCCCTATGGAAAATTTGAACAATAATCATTTTTTATCtcgataaaaaaaaagaattttcCCCTTGTTCAATTGGATTTTCTTAgaaactaaaaataaacagttgtCCAACGTGAGAATCAAACTGTAGTGTATCGAAAAAAATGTGACGTGCTGTTTAATGATCACAATTGTACTATGAATTTCATACACTTTAGATGCAGCAAGAAGACAAATTAACTCTTATACAATTAAAGGAAAGACAAGTCTTATTAAAGATATATagctggggtttttttttacaggcgTGTATTGGATCCTTGCCCATTTTATAGAGGTTGATGCAGTGTGTGTCATTTGGACAAGCAAAGACAATACAGAATAGGTAGTCAATACAATACTTTATTAcaactgaaaatattttacagagCCATTCTTACAACACAGTACTATAGCTGATACACAGCCATATTTATTGGTGAGTCCCACTCCCTGCTGAACCAGTCAGCCCACAGTTTTAAGGTGTAAATATGGTAATAAATCTTGTGAATGTTTCAGTCCTGCTCAGACATCCTCCTGAGGTTGGCCTGTGTCACCCTCACTTCAGCAGGTGTCTCAGCTGGTCCTGCAGGTTTTTAGAGTGCTCCACACTGGA encodes:
- the nt5c2a gene encoding 5'-nucleotidase, cytosolic IIa isoform X1, whose product is MTTSWSDHLQNYADLPANMDGIAMKKYRREAHHRVFVNRSLAMEKMKCFGFDMDYTLAETYLFACLVDFFTNCPRYSSCETGFKDGDLFMSYKSMFQDVRDAVDWVHFKGSLKEKTVENLEKYVVKDPKLLLLLSRMNEVAKVFLATNSDYKYTEKIMTYLFDFSHGPKPGTPHQPWQSYFDLILVDARKPVFFGEGTVLRQVDTTTGQLKLGTYTGTLQRGIVYSGGSSDIVCDLLGAKGKDIIYIGDHIFGDILKSKKRQGWRTFLVIPELAQELRVWTDKSSIFEELQSLDCFLAELYKHLDSSSNERPDISSLQGQIKKVTHDMDMCYGMMGSLFRSGSRQTLFASQVMRYADLYAASFINLLYYPFSYLFRASHVLMPHESTVEHTHTNIETESPLATRNRHDMDFMEIKCKRHQLTRSISEIQPPYFFPQAPQEITHCHDEDDDEE